The following are encoded in a window of Fischerella sp. PCC 9605 genomic DNA:
- the surE gene encoding 5'/3'-nucleotidase SurE, whose translation MTLILTNDDGIDAPGIKALLKAVNKLGISDWQVANGKYPASTTKLPIIVAAPKDHLSGCGHQVTTTRAIYVHRRSDDEYAIAGTPADCVRIALTHICNNVQFVLSGINAGGNLGVDAYISGTVAAVREAAMHGIPGVAVSHYRKGKLNVDWDVAARWTANVLADLLNRPLEPGTFWNVNLPHLLPGEPDPEVVFCQACTKPLPIDYRVEGDEFYYAGVYQQRDRTPGSDVDVCFSGKIAVTQLRV comes from the coding sequence ATGACCCTAATTCTCACTAATGATGATGGTATAGACGCCCCAGGCATCAAGGCGCTACTTAAAGCTGTAAACAAACTTGGTATCAGTGACTGGCAAGTGGCAAATGGAAAGTACCCAGCATCCACTACCAAACTTCCCATAATTGTAGCCGCTCCCAAAGATCATCTTTCGGGCTGCGGGCATCAAGTCACCACAACTCGCGCGATCTACGTTCACCGTCGCTCAGATGATGAGTATGCGATCGCTGGTACTCCCGCTGACTGCGTTAGAATTGCGTTAACACATATCTGCAATAATGTCCAATTTGTGTTGTCTGGGATCAACGCTGGTGGCAACTTGGGAGTAGATGCTTATATTTCTGGTACTGTCGCCGCTGTCCGAGAAGCAGCAATGCATGGTATTCCTGGAGTTGCTGTTTCTCATTATCGCAAAGGCAAGCTGAATGTTGATTGGGATGTTGCTGCACGTTGGACAGCTAATGTTTTAGCAGACTTACTCAACCGTCCTCTAGAACCGGGAACTTTTTGGAATGTGAATTTGCCTCATCTGCTACCAGGAGAACCCGATCCGGAAGTTGTGTTTTGCCAAGCTTGTACTAAACCTTTGCCCATCGACTACCGGGTTGAGGGCGATGAATTTTATTATGCTGGCGTATATCAACAGCGCGATCGCACTCCTGGTAGTGATGTTGATGTTTGCTTTTCAGGGAAAATAGCAGTAACTCAGTTAAGGGTTTAA
- a CDS encoding acyltransferase family protein produces MTEIIKNKKLHLHYLDGLRGLAAIYILFVHIEPSIGETLPFWLKIFQLMMRYGRISVVVFILLSGYGLMLSVIRSQNNTISGGFIGYIKRRAWRILPAYYATLVLCILLAAGIILLEKLTIFQWEYIPGAHPFSPYFSLRDLVCHLLLIHNINGDISASINPPLWTVATEWQLYFLFPLLLLPIWRRFGLLSVVISASLIGLAPLYLLNGLLTSASPWFLGVFAMGMAAAEIGFSQKPKLITLRNSLPWDKLAIAFTVVAFLTEWRRLGLHIWISEYLFGIATACLFIYCTKLAINGKKLPRILQVFEHPWAIALGTFSYSLYLTHGPVLALVSRFLLSLHMSPTRYAVSLYILGVTASLIFAYLFYLVFERPFMSSFLKKRKVKDALS; encoded by the coding sequence ATGACGGAAATTATTAAAAATAAAAAACTGCATTTACATTATTTAGATGGCTTGCGGGGACTAGCAGCTATATATATATTATTTGTCCATATTGAGCCATCAATAGGAGAGACATTACCATTCTGGTTGAAAATTTTCCAGTTAATGATGAGATATGGTCGCATCAGTGTTGTAGTTTTTATTCTACTTTCTGGTTATGGATTAATGCTGTCGGTAATCCGCTCCCAAAACAATACTATTTCCGGAGGTTTTATAGGTTATATTAAAAGGCGAGCTTGGCGAATTTTGCCTGCTTATTATGCTACTCTTGTTCTCTGTATTCTTTTAGCTGCCGGTATAATATTACTAGAGAAATTGACAATTTTTCAATGGGAATACATACCAGGTGCTCACCCTTTTTCTCCTTATTTTTCTTTGAGAGATTTAGTTTGCCACCTGTTATTAATTCATAACATTAATGGTGATATCTCCGCATCTATTAACCCACCTTTATGGACTGTCGCGACTGAGTGGCAGTTATACTTTTTATTTCCACTTTTATTGCTACCTATATGGCGGCGTTTTGGCTTATTATCAGTAGTCATTAGCGCTTCTTTAATTGGATTAGCACCTTTATATCTTTTGAATGGATTGTTAACATCAGCCAGTCCTTGGTTTCTTGGCGTATTTGCTATGGGGATGGCAGCAGCTGAGATTGGATTTTCGCAAAAACCTAAGTTAATTACCTTAAGAAATTCACTGCCTTGGGATAAATTGGCGATCGCATTTACCGTTGTTGCTTTCTTAACTGAGTGGAGACGCCTGGGGTTGCATATATGGATTAGTGAATATCTTTTTGGGATTGCAACAGCTTGTCTATTTATTTACTGCACCAAGTTAGCGATCAATGGCAAAAAGCTACCTCGAATTCTCCAGGTGTTTGAGCATCCTTGGGCGATCGCGCTAGGGACATTTTCTTACAGCTTGTATCTTACTCACGGGCCAGTATTAGCATTGGTGAGTCGCTTTCTTTTGAGTCTACATATGTCTCCTACCAGATATGCAGTGTCATTGTACATACTGGGTGTGACAGCCTCGTTGATATTTGCTTATCTGTTTTACTTAGTATTTGAACGGCCGTTTATGTCCAGTTTCCTCAAAAAGCGTAAAGTCAAAGATGCGTTGAGTTGA